In the genome of Candidatus Cloacimonadota bacterium, one region contains:
- a CDS encoding GIY-YIG nuclease family protein — protein sequence MYYTYIIESKTVPTKKYIGYTSDLKKRLNAHNSGNCKFTSKYKPWKINTYIAFIDREKAMKFEKYLKSGSGHAFTKKHF from the coding sequence ATGTATTATACTTACATAATTGAAAGTAAAACAGTCCCAACTAAAAAGTATATTGGCTATACCTCTGATTTGAAGAAACGATTAAATGCTCACAATTCAGGAAATTGTAAATTCACATCAAAATATAAACCCTGGAAAATTAATACTTATATCGCTTTCATTGATAGAGAAAAAGCTATGAAATTTGAGAAGTATCTTAAATCTGGTTCAGGACATGCCTTTACAAAAAAACATTTCTAA